The following is a genomic window from Rhodospirillaceae bacterium.
CTGGGTATGCTGCCCTCGGCCAGTCTTGGGGCCATCGGTGAAGATGGCCGTCAGCCGGCGTTGTATGAACCTGTGCATGGTTCAGCCCCGGATATTGCGGGGCAAAACATTGGCAATCCGTTGGCCCAGATTCTCTCCACATCAATGATGCTGCGTTATTCCTTTGATATGCCAGCTGAGGCGGATTTGGTTGAGAACGCTGTCGAGGCGGTGCTCAGCAATAATGTGCGTACCGGTGACATTGCAGCAGACGGCGTGGCGACCGTTGGCACAACCCAGATGGGTGATGCGGTTCTGGCAGAAATGACCCGGCTTGCTGGCTAAAGTTAGGATAGACCCGCGAGTTTCAAATGCGGTCTAAGTCGGCCCGTGATCCAAAGCCCGAACATGCGAAAGTCACTGATCAGTGACCACCACGGATAAGTAAACGTGGCCGGTCGGTTTTTCTCAATCAAAACATGACTGGCCCAGGCGAATCCGTATCCGGCTATGGGCATGAAAAAAAGAAATACTGATTCGTGAAAGATGCCTATTCCGAACAGCATAAACACCAAACCCGTGCCCACATAATGCAGCCCCCGGGTCAGCGGTTTACTGTGCTCCTTGAGATAAAAGGACCAAAACGCATCATACGTGGTGAGTCGAGCTGCCATGCTATTCGCCAAAACGCGTTGGTTTTATTACGCTTTATACACAGGTTTTCTTGTGTTCACAAAGCGTTGAAGGTATTGAAACGCGCAACCCAAGAGCGTTGACGGTATTGAAACACCCAACAAACGTGCCCCGATTACGCAATTCGGCGCAAGCGGCAAACAACAGCGAGACAAATGATGCTAGACGATCCAAGTAAGAGAGACAGTGACGCGGGCTATGTGGTGGCCGTGGTCGGGGCCACAGGAAACGTGGGCCGTGAAGTGCTGAATACGCTGTGGGAACGCCAGTTTCCGGCAAGCAAGGTCATTGCACTCGCCTCGGAGCGATCTGTTGGCGCTGAAGTCTCATACGGCGAAGACGAGGTCCTTACGGTCCAAGATCTGGCCAAGTTTGATTTTTCAGGCGTTGATATTGTGCTGTCGTCCCCCGGCGCAAAAGTGTCGGCGACGTATAGCCCCAAGGCGGCTGCCGCTGGGGCCGTCGTTATCGACAACACCTCTCACTTCCGCATGGACCCTGATGTTCCGCTGGTTGTGCCTGAAGTCAATCCCGAAGCGATAGCTGGGTATAAAAACAAGGGTATCATCGCCAATCCCAACTGCTCGACCATTCAAATGGTTGTGGCCTTAAAGCCGCTTCATAAAGCGTTCGGCATTAAGCGGGTTGTTGTCTCGACTTATCAATCTACGTCCGGGGCGGGCAAAGAAGCGATGGATGAGCTGTTCAATCAGACCAAAGGTATTTTTGTCAATCAAGCACCTGCTGGCACCAATGAGGTTTTCCCAAAGCAAATTGCGTTCAACGTCATTCCTCATATTGATGTGTTCATGGATGATGGCGGGACCAAGGAAGAATGGAAAATGATGGTCGAGACGAAAAAAATTCTCGACCCAAAAATTAAAGTCCACGCCAACTGTGCGCGCGTTCCAACGTTTATCGGACATGCAGAATACGTGAATATCGAAACGGAAAAACCCATCAGCGATACGGAAGCGCGGGAAATTCTCAAGAAAGCGCCAGGGATTACTGTTGTGGACCATCGTCTCAATGAAGGGTATGTCACGCCTGCAGAAGTGCCGGGTGAAGATGCGGTGTATGTGTCTCGCATTCGCTCTGACGCCACGGTTGATAATGGGCTGTCTTTCTGGTGTGTGTCGGATAATTTACGTAAAGGCGCAGCCCTAAACGCTGTTCAAATCGCTGAAGTTCTGGTGCGCGATTATCTCAGCGTTAAAGGTTAATCGTTTCAGATTACAAATCGTGCGCAAGCGGGCTAAGTCCCGCTTGTTAGCAAACGGACAATTAAGACCGCGCCGAACAGCAGCAGCAAGCCGCCTGAAATTCTGTTGAGCCAGTTAAAGTTGTCGAGCAGGCGGCGGCGCAGCAGCACTGCGCAACTGGCCAAAAACAGCCACCAAGCGGCTGAACCGAAAAACACGCCCAACACCAATAGGGGGCCTACGGTCGATTGATCAGATATGTCGTCAGATATGTCGATGGGGCCTAGGGCGGCAAACAGCCCAAGGGCGGCAATCATGGTGGCGGGGTTGGTGATGGCAAGCGTGAAGGTTGTGGCAAAGTCTTGAGACAATGTTGCCAGCGTTGTCAGGCGCTCTTCAAAGGCGACGGTTTTTCTCAATGTAGCCAAGCCCAAAGCTATAACAATAAGAGCGCCAACACCACTAAGTATGACGTGGTGCTCTGATACAAACGTCTGCACAAAAATAAGGCCCAGCCCGGCAACGGCTCCAAAAGCGGTATCAGCCGTGGCGGCCCCTAGCCCAGCGATCACCGCTGGCAACCGGCCTTGTGTCAACGCGAGGCGGATACACAGTATGCCAACGGGGCCAACCGGCGCGGCCAGCGCCAAGCCAACCAGTGCGCCGTAGGCTATATGTTCCATGATCTTAATTTCGATGTTTGGTTTATCGCCGGTTTTTCTTCGCCAGTTCCTGTGCGCGTCGAATGCCAGGAGGGATGTATTGCTCAGAAGATGCAAAAGAGCCTGACTCTGTCGGCATAAAGTACTCATCCTCAATTTCTTGCTGTGATAGCTGCACGTTCATGTCCATCTGTACGCCCTCTTCGCCGCTGCCGCGTTTATCAGGACCATTAAACTGTTGTTTTCCGCGGCGCCGATCGGGGCCGAAATAGGAGGCCGTTTTGACGAATCTTCGCGGTTGTTCAATGATGGCCTGAATACGACTGAACAATGATTTCGGTGAGACTGGTTTAAGCAGGTATTCGTTAATACCGGCATCACGCGCCGACACGATGCGTCGCCGCTCGGAAAACCCTGTGAGCATGATGACGGGCATATATTTTACAGCTGTAACATCCGACTGCCGCAGGGTCTTCACCATTTGAATGCCGCTGATCGGTTCCATCGCCCAATCTGTAATCACAATATCGGGTTTGGAGGCATTGATCTGCTCTAGCCCGTCGCCACCATGTTCCGCCTCAAGGATATCCCGGCATCCCAATGAGAAGAGAATGGTTCTGACCAATAGCCGTATTTGCGATTGATCATCAACGATCAGAAACCGCAGATTGCCAATGCCGGGTCCGATGTCAGGGAGACTCATGAGGGAACACTCTTTGTCCAAGCAACGTACTTCGCTTACCTTAGTACGAGAGGCGCATTGTCACTAGTATTGCCGTGCGTATTAATGTGCGTATTGATTCGCTGCGCGTTGGGCATCGTCCCCGCCTTGTTTGTGCTAAACGCCAACGCTATACCGGCATCATTCGTATCAATGTTAGATCCCTTGAAGAGGTTGTAGATGTTCGCACCTGATCGCCCTAATGATCACCCCAATGGTCGCCCAAGTGACCGGCCGCGCCGCAGCGTTTTATATATGCCGGCGTCAAATCCGCGCGCGCTGGAGAAAGCGAAAACCTTGGCCGCCGATACGGTGATTTTCGATCTTGAAGACGCTGTTGCGCCCGATGCGAAAGAGTCCGCCCGAGAGTCTGCCATCGCCGCAGTAAACTCCGGGGCTTACGGTCAGCGGGAAGTGCTGATTCGCGTCAATGGATTAGATACCGCCTGGATTTCGGATGATTTGAAAGCGGTTGCAAAATCCAAGGCCGATGGTGTTGTCGTACCAAAAGTCTCGACTGTGGATGACATGGTTCAAATCGATAACATTATATCTGCCGCCGGTGCGCCCGCTGATTTCCCTGTTTGGGCGATGATGGAAACCCCGCGCGGCATTTTGTCCGCGGATGCCATCGCGCAATCGTCGCCTAGGCTTGCCGGGCTGTGCATTGGCACCGCTGATCTCTCGAAAGATCTGCAATGCGCCCATCCCGCAGATCGCGGTCCCATGTCGGTCTCGTTGCAGCTGGTCATTCTGGCAGCGCGCGCCAATGGTTTGATTGTTCTGGATGGGGTCCATGTTGATTTGCAGGATGACGCTGGCTTTGAAATGGCCTGCCGTCAGGGCCGGGACCTCGGGTTCGATGGCAAAACACTCATTCACCCCAAGCAAATTGCCGGGGCCAATGTCGCCTTCGCCCCCTCGGAAGACGAGATTGCCCATGCCCATCGCCTGATTGCCGCTCATGAAGCGGCTCAGTCTAAAGGCGCGGGCGTCACAACGCTGGATGGCCGCTTGGTCGAAGTGCTTCATGTGGCAGAAGCGCAGCGTTTACTAGCTAAGGCTGATATGATTAACGCTCTCGAATCATCACACTCTTAATTCTGGATATAGATGTTAACCTTAGGTGTCCTTGATCAAACCCCCGTTCGTTCCGGCGGTACTGCGTTAGAAGCCATCGATGAAACACTCGAACTGGCCCGCGCGACCGAGGTGTTTGGTTATCACCGCTACTGGCTGGCCGAGCACCATG
Proteins encoded in this region:
- a CDS encoding aspartate-semialdehyde dehydrogenase — its product is MMLDDPSKRDSDAGYVVAVVGATGNVGREVLNTLWERQFPASKVIALASERSVGAEVSYGEDEVLTVQDLAKFDFSGVDIVLSSPGAKVSATYSPKAAAAGAVVIDNTSHFRMDPDVPLVVPEVNPEAIAGYKNKGIIANPNCSTIQMVVALKPLHKAFGIKRVVVSTYQSTSGAGKEAMDELFNQTKGIFVNQAPAGTNEVFPKQIAFNVIPHIDVFMDDGGTKEEWKMMVETKKILDPKIKVHANCARVPTFIGHAEYVNIETEKPISDTEAREILKKAPGITVVDHRLNEGYVTPAEVPGEDAVYVSRIRSDATVDNGLSFWCVSDNLRKGAALNAVQIAEVLVRDYLSVKG
- a CDS encoding LysE family transporter — encoded protein: MEHIAYGALVGLALAAPVGPVGILCIRLALTQGRLPAVIAGLGAATADTAFGAVAGLGLIFVQTFVSEHHVILSGVGALIVIALGLATLRKTVAFEERLTTLATLSQDFATTFTLAITNPATMIAALGLFAALGPIDISDDISDQSTVGPLLVLGVFFGSAAWWLFLASCAVLLRRRLLDNFNWLNRISGGLLLLFGAVLIVRLLTSGT
- a CDS encoding response regulator is translated as MSLPDIGPGIGNLRFLIVDDQSQIRLLVRTILFSLGCRDILEAEHGGDGLEQINASKPDIVITDWAMEPISGIQMVKTLRQSDVTAVKYMPVIMLTGFSERRRIVSARDAGINEYLLKPVSPKSLFSRIQAIIEQPRRFVKTASYFGPDRRRGKQQFNGPDKRGSGEEGVQMDMNVQLSQQEIEDEYFMPTESGSFASSEQYIPPGIRRAQELAKKNRR
- a CDS encoding DUF962 domain-containing protein, encoding MAARLTTYDAFWSFYLKEHSKPLTRGLHYVGTGLVFMLFGIGIFHESVFLFFMPIAGYGFAWASHVLIEKNRPATFTYPWWSLISDFRMFGLWITGRLRPHLKLAGLS
- a CDS encoding CoA ester lyase produces the protein MFAPDRPNDHPNGRPSDRPRRSVLYMPASNPRALEKAKTLAADTVIFDLEDAVAPDAKESARESAIAAVNSGAYGQREVLIRVNGLDTAWISDDLKAVAKSKADGVVVPKVSTVDDMVQIDNIISAAGAPADFPVWAMMETPRGILSADAIAQSSPRLAGLCIGTADLSKDLQCAHPADRGPMSVSLQLVILAARANGLIVLDGVHVDLQDDAGFEMACRQGRDLGFDGKTLIHPKQIAGANVAFAPSEDEIAHAHRLIAAHEAAQSKGAGVTTLDGRLVEVLHVAEAQRLLAKADMINALESSHS